ACCGCACCGGGTCACTGCAGGCCCTCGTTTCCGATATCACCGCGGTCAACAGTGAGCCACCCGACTCAGAGCCATGGGAGCGCGGGCTCATCCCTGTTCCGGGAGAATAACCTTCACGCGCATGGGTATGGAGGTTGCGCCTTGAGCGGCAGCCGGGGGCCTGGCACTGGTAGTGGTCCCGGGCGAGCACGCGGCTGTGGAGGTCCCTTTTTTCGGGGTGGTCCCAGGCGGCGAGGAAAGTGTCAAGAAGTGCCTCGATAAAAAGGGGCTGCAGCGCCGTCCCCTCTTGTGCCGCCCCTGTTGCCGCAGCAGCTCTCGTCGCAGTTAAAGATGCCGCAGCAGGCGCAGGAATCGCAGGCCGCCGAGCAGGCCGAATCGGTGCTGGGCCTCGGTGGGAAGGTCGCCTCCCGCCCACCGGCAGTAGGCCGCTGCATCTCCCCAGGTGACGTATTGCACAGGATGGCGCTCCTTGCCTTTGGATTCATGTTTTTCCCAATCGCCATCGGCATTAAACCCTGTAGCATTGACAAACTTCCGGAACTGCTCAAAGGTCACCTGATACTTGTAGAGGTAATATTCATCCAGGTAGACCTTGTGCCGGGGACACTCGTCGTCACCATAGAAGCAGGAATCGTTTCCCCCTGCCAAGCCCCCGGGAAATCAGGAACCAGGACTCTGAAAGGATAAGGTCCGTAATCACAAGATCGGCATTCTTCAGTGAATCTCTGAAAAACTCTCCCGCCTTCTCGTGATTTGTGTCATCTTTATCAACAATAGCGTACCAGGCAGAGGTGTCCACCATGATACTCATTCTCTTTCCTTTTTCCACTCCGCTTCTATCGCCTCTTCG
The Candidatus Eremiobacterota bacterium genome window above contains:
- a CDS encoding SUMF1/EgtB/PvdO family nonheme iron enzyme, encoding MAGGNDSCFYGDDECPRHKVYLDEYYLYKYQVTFEQFRKFVNATGFNADGDWEKHESKGKERHPVQYVTWGDAAAYCRWAGGDLPTEAQHRFGLLGGLRFLRLLRHL
- a CDS encoding PIN domain-containing protein: MSIMVDTSAWYAIVDKDDTNHEKAGEFFRDSLKNADLVITDLILSESWFLISRGLGRGKRFLLLW